A section of the Desulfotignum phosphitoxidans DSM 13687 genome encodes:
- a CDS encoding D-Ala-D-Ala carboxypeptidase family metallohydrolase, whose product MTNSISINWADYFPYLQPHEFVCNCTQKCGLQNMTKEHMDRLYAARVFVDKEGVKFDIISGSRCGPWNQHEGGSFSSDHLTGEGTDIFVPGSRHRFLILEALMKAGFRRIGIGRTFLHAGSAGRNPQEVCWLY is encoded by the coding sequence ATGACAAACAGCATCTCCATAAACTGGGCCGATTATTTTCCATATCTCCAGCCCCATGAATTTGTATGCAACTGCACACAAAAGTGCGGACTTCAAAACATGACCAAGGAGCATATGGACAGGTTGTATGCTGCCCGAGTGTTTGTGGATAAGGAAGGTGTGAAATTCGATATAATCAGCGGATCACGATGCGGTCCATGGAATCAACACGAAGGCGGTTCTTTTAGCAGCGACCACCTTACCGGGGAGGGGACAGATATTTTTGTGCCTGGCAGCCGGCACCGGTTTTTGATTTTAGAGGCCCTGATGAAAGCGGGGTTCCGGCGAATAGGGATAGGGCGCACTTTTTTACATGCCGGCAGCGCGGGCAGAAATCCACAGGAAGTTTGCTGGCTGTATTAA
- a CDS encoding phage tail tube protein: protein MSNLTSNPANIRFNGTGRAYAGAVAGTSFDDLGELDGINFNVEVSTETLQSTRNAARGTIIERETERNASLSFGLREMSNNNLQMVLLGSAIVAANQAAAGVFQEEKTFVDDLYVDLGKVNVFVTKITGAITGSLAVADEVTGALSGATGKVAFVGTGHVVLVNVSGTFQTGEAIEETADTNYITPTGIETEEDVCITSAAGDVRRAQGTDYTIDPDYGYVRQLSTGDMTGTDVVSYDHEAVDIDYLHGMSAGSVEKKIIFVTDKDDQGPRFRYTFHKVQISLSGEFPLIGDGASVLQVSGSVLKDTTQSSGQEYFKKEMMF from the coding sequence ATGTCAAATCTGACTTCCAACCCCGCAAATATTCGGTTCAACGGCACCGGCCGGGCATATGCCGGGGCCGTGGCCGGCACGTCCTTTGATGACCTGGGCGAGCTGGACGGTATCAACTTCAACGTGGAGGTGTCCACCGAGACGCTCCAGTCCACCCGGAACGCGGCCCGGGGGACCATCATCGAGCGCGAGACCGAGCGCAACGCCTCCCTGTCCTTTGGCCTGAGAGAAATGTCCAACAACAACCTGCAAATGGTGCTGCTGGGATCGGCGATCGTGGCAGCCAACCAGGCGGCCGCCGGCGTGTTCCAGGAAGAAAAAACCTTTGTCGATGATCTGTATGTGGATCTGGGCAAGGTCAACGTGTTTGTCACCAAGATCACCGGCGCTATCACCGGCTCCCTGGCGGTGGCGGATGAGGTAACCGGCGCTTTATCCGGAGCCACCGGCAAGGTCGCGTTTGTGGGCACCGGCCATGTGGTGCTGGTCAATGTGTCCGGCACGTTTCAGACGGGCGAGGCGATCGAAGAGACCGCGGACACCAATTATATCACGCCCACCGGCATTGAAACAGAAGAAGATGTGTGTATCACATCCGCTGCCGGAGACGTGCGGCGCGCCCAGGGCACCGATTACACCATCGATCCGGATTACGGGTACGTGCGTCAGCTGTCCACCGGGGATATGACCGGCACAGACGTGGTGTCCTATGATCACGAAGCCGTGGACATCGACTATCTTCACGGCATGTCTGCCGGATCGGTGGAGAAGAAAATCATCTTTGTCACGGATAAGGACGACCAGGGCCCCCGGTTCCGGTACACGTTCCACAAGGTCCAGATCAGCCTGTCCGGCGAGTTCCCCCTGATCGGTGACGGGGCCTCCGTGCTCCAGGTGTCCGGGTCGGTGCTCAAAGATACCACACAGTCATCCGGCCAGGAATACTTTAAAAAGGAAATGATGTTCTAA
- a CDS encoding DUF6148 family protein: protein MARYTLERINQKIALWEAADDAVSTGQQYSMGGRTLTRADADYIDKKLDRLYAEKDRILNRTGRIVAMQGRVAR from the coding sequence ATGGCACGATATACATTAGAAAGAATCAATCAGAAGATCGCTCTCTGGGAAGCTGCCGACGATGCGGTGAGCACCGGGCAGCAGTACAGCATGGGCGGCCGCACCCTGACCCGGGCGGATGCGGATTATATCGATAAAAAGCTGGACCGGCTGTATGCGGAAAAAGACCGGATTCTGAACCGCACCGGCCGAATTGTGGCCATGCAGGGACGGGTGGCCAGATGA
- a CDS encoding phage portal protein, whose product MTGNPPVLYGPDNRPLPPAGPNPFGSYEVSRTAAGLRGTLSNWLVARNTKYSARRERQVVADRAEDLAANDTHAASSIDSITVNTVGTGLMPQSRPNAKVLGWTDEESREFQAQAEWAWHIWQGESDAAGRLTFWQNTLVALRTLLVKGEFFRLPLMIDAPGRTFSLSLQSVDPLRVYTPNDFTWKNNIKDGVEFGRYGEAVAYWIANPDDGFVSMDLPSANFSRTPARVGHRPGAIHTFVSKSEEQNRGVSVLAPSMKFFKDLNDYLDFELVGAIIASSFPVFVETTDPTGSAQGLQSTDPEADKTRYHEAAPGTILYGNLNEKPHVLKSDRPGGSFDSFVERILRAIGASIGMPYEVIAKDFSKTNYSSARAALLEAWRVFGMYQKWLVDGFCQPVWRMVIEEAWLRGMITLPKGSPDFYDAMHAYTRADWIPPRKGNVDPLKEIKANILAIQHNIATLAGVTAEMGGGDYETNLHQRSSERGLEKDLDVIPPADAAAILYEPDEPEQELPHATGN is encoded by the coding sequence ATGACCGGTAACCCGCCTGTTTTGTATGGTCCGGACAACCGGCCCCTGCCGCCGGCCGGTCCCAATCCGTTTGGATCTTACGAAGTATCCCGCACCGCTGCTGGCCTCCGGGGCACCCTGTCCAACTGGCTGGTGGCCCGGAACACCAAATACTCCGCACGCCGGGAACGCCAGGTGGTGGCGGACCGGGCCGAAGACCTGGCAGCCAATGATACACATGCCGCCTCCAGCATCGATTCCATTACTGTCAACACGGTCGGCACGGGACTTATGCCCCAGTCCCGGCCCAATGCCAAGGTGCTGGGATGGACCGATGAAGAAAGCCGGGAGTTTCAGGCCCAGGCGGAATGGGCCTGGCACATCTGGCAGGGAGAAAGCGATGCGGCCGGCCGGCTGACATTCTGGCAGAACACCCTGGTGGCCCTGCGGACCCTGCTGGTCAAAGGAGAGTTTTTCCGGCTCCCCCTCATGATCGATGCGCCCGGCCGGACCTTTTCCCTATCGCTGCAGTCGGTGGACCCGCTCCGGGTCTATACCCCCAACGATTTCACCTGGAAAAACAATATCAAGGACGGCGTGGAGTTCGGCCGGTATGGAGAGGCCGTTGCCTACTGGATCGCCAACCCGGATGACGGGTTTGTCAGCATGGATCTGCCTTCGGCCAACTTCTCCCGGACCCCGGCCCGGGTTGGCCACCGGCCCGGAGCGATTCACACCTTTGTGTCCAAATCTGAAGAGCAGAACCGGGGCGTGTCCGTCCTGGCCCCGTCCATGAAATTTTTCAAAGACCTCAACGATTATCTGGATTTCGAACTGGTGGGGGCCATCATTGCTTCCTCATTCCCGGTGTTTGTTGAAACCACCGATCCTACCGGATCTGCCCAGGGCCTTCAGTCCACCGACCCGGAAGCGGACAAGACCCGGTATCACGAAGCCGCCCCCGGCACCATCCTGTACGGCAATCTCAATGAAAAGCCCCATGTGTTGAAATCCGACCGCCCCGGCGGGTCGTTTGACTCTTTTGTGGAACGGATCCTGCGGGCCATCGGCGCGTCCATCGGCATGCCGTATGAGGTGATTGCCAAAGATTTTTCCAAAACCAATTATTCCTCTGCCCGGGCCGCGCTCCTGGAAGCCTGGCGGGTGTTTGGCATGTATCAGAAATGGCTGGTGGATGGGTTTTGCCAGCCGGTGTGGCGCATGGTGATCGAGGAAGCCTGGCTGCGGGGTATGATCACGCTGCCCAAAGGATCGCCTGATTTTTACGATGCCATGCACGCCTACACCCGGGCTGACTGGATCCCGCCGCGCAAGGGCAATGTGGATCCGCTCAAAGAGATCAAGGCCAATATCCTGGCGATTCAGCACAACATTGCCACCCTGGCCGGCGTGACCGCGGAGATGGGCGGCGGGGATTATGAAACCAACCTGCACCAGCGCTCTTCTGAACGGGGTCTGGAAAAAGATCTGGACGTGATCCCGCCGGCGGACGCGGCAGCCATTCTTTATGAACCTGATGAGCCGGAACAGGAGCTACCCCATGCCACCGGAAATTAA
- a CDS encoding head-tail joining protein, with the protein MTTFKEQMQLDLDVFFDTSEFATSVVYTPASGGDAVTVPAIVDYGATGRMDEGKESDGYVWRLMCAKGVRPDFDRGRVRETALVKVRKDQIPAPGYRDTFTIDGEVWTVTDIWER; encoded by the coding sequence ATGACCACGTTTAAAGAACAGATGCAACTCGACCTGGACGTTTTTTTCGATACGTCTGAATTTGCAACGTCAGTCGTATATACCCCCGCTTCCGGCGGTGATGCAGTGACCGTGCCGGCCATTGTGGATTACGGTGCCACCGGACGCATGGACGAAGGCAAGGAAAGTGACGGCTATGTCTGGCGGCTGATGTGCGCCAAGGGTGTGCGGCCGGACTTTGACCGGGGACGGGTCAGAGAAACAGCACTGGTGAAGGTCAGAAAAGACCAGATCCCGGCCCCAGGATACCGGGACACGTTCACCATTGACGGTGAGGTGTGGACCGTCACGGATATCTGGGAGAGATGA
- a CDS encoding phage tail tape measure protein has protein sequence MSSNIDIKIKASTQGTEEVKKLESQLSALGKIEAFKKLKKDLEASRGAWKTAQAEVARLAREMADSEKPTKALSNRFNAAKKEAAGLKTQFVQNQQSLHKLRGSLTRAGVDTKNLNAEQKKLALAVAKSRAEMSQAAKINAAMGMLNVRPFKDIQGEIKATEAAYVRLKQSGKLSMTELYEAKLGMKTRIAELRAETNGWATAITSARAGMASLIGIGYAAIRSFSGYSGFAQRMAEVNTLLDVSETRFKSLSDEIVDLSTRIPQTAAELAAAEYDIISAGVALEESARVLELSGKAAVAGVTDTKTAVTAGVGVINAYGKEISDLDEVYDILFQTVKSGVTTFPELSQQIGNVLPTARAANVEFTEVAAAIAALTKAGIRTPQAATAMKGAINAMAAPTPEAKKKFDELGITWQGLIPTLEAIREKGLSVDQMRFLIPDVEARTGVLSLTQNMDDFRQILENMTVSAGSMTEAFDKMKDTPENQIKLFGNEIAKITKKIGSMVATGLLPALKGVRLLMDAIEETDPVTKTLIATMATGVAGFVLWKIGLGSIVFGLQGMVVQAAAASKSLLTVAASSTLAGAALKAGIAAGAVYGVYQIGKFIKVAYDTKKAVESARKAQEDLFRSTDRVMQQYDEFKDIRLPENITGRAPEELSDLRKELQRAKAYWVALQQSLMSKADETTFLGNATEEAKAAQKELKTLNHRLAEVNTDLARLKDAGAAAGDGMKEPAEAIKATADQLEDFESQAKKAYESARDQAQKYAQEVISWEEKIKYARLSTADQIRALERKGLSDQEQWNDKRLQAEEKMAAARQAMREKDYELAKRLADESRSLYADLATEVREEKDGENVVVKSIDDTKRIAVAGIKEVGAFVEQLYQTQKESAEKSQAEWEAAADQIEEKLEWVARAREAEVSIELSNLADAQNAINNLTKDETKHITVVVTERVQREEARATGGGVGMNRGGRLPGFGGGDRIRALLEAGEFVIRKEAVKKYGSALFDALNSMRLPKMPRMPQVPGPLKFAQGGMVPSGGEVMTIRFQAGGVELPLQVMGRRGVTRQQIREFDSELKKMGLARG, from the coding sequence ATGAGCAGCAACATTGATATCAAAATAAAGGCCAGCACCCAGGGCACGGAAGAAGTCAAAAAGCTGGAAAGCCAGTTGTCTGCCCTAGGCAAGATCGAGGCGTTCAAAAAGCTGAAAAAAGATCTCGAAGCCAGCCGGGGGGCCTGGAAAACCGCCCAGGCGGAAGTGGCCCGCCTGGCCCGGGAGATGGCCGACTCTGAAAAGCCCACCAAAGCGCTGTCCAACCGGTTCAATGCAGCCAAAAAAGAAGCCGCCGGACTGAAAACTCAGTTTGTGCAGAACCAGCAATCTTTGCACAAGCTCCGGGGGTCCCTGACCCGGGCCGGTGTTGACACCAAAAATCTGAACGCGGAGCAGAAAAAACTGGCCCTGGCCGTGGCCAAAAGCCGGGCCGAGATGTCCCAGGCCGCCAAAATAAACGCGGCCATGGGCATGCTCAACGTCCGGCCGTTCAAAGACATCCAGGGCGAAATCAAGGCCACGGAAGCGGCATATGTCCGGCTCAAACAATCCGGCAAGCTCAGCATGACCGAGCTGTACGAGGCCAAGCTGGGCATGAAAACAAGGATTGCCGAACTCAGGGCTGAAACTAATGGATGGGCCACCGCCATCACCAGCGCCCGGGCCGGTATGGCATCCCTGATCGGTATCGGGTATGCGGCCATACGGTCGTTTTCCGGGTACAGCGGGTTTGCCCAGCGTATGGCCGAGGTGAACACGCTTTTGGATGTGTCAGAGACGCGGTTCAAATCCCTGTCGGATGAAATCGTTGACCTGTCCACCCGGATCCCCCAGACCGCTGCGGAACTGGCGGCCGCTGAATATGATATCATTTCCGCAGGCGTGGCCCTGGAAGAATCTGCCAGGGTGCTGGAACTGTCCGGCAAGGCGGCCGTGGCCGGGGTGACCGACACAAAGACCGCCGTCACGGCCGGGGTGGGCGTGATAAATGCCTACGGCAAGGAGATCAGCGACCTGGATGAGGTCTATGATATTTTGTTTCAGACAGTGAAATCCGGCGTCACCACCTTCCCGGAGCTGTCGCAGCAGATCGGGAATGTGCTGCCCACGGCCCGGGCCGCCAATGTTGAGTTCACCGAAGTGGCCGCCGCCATTGCGGCCCTGACCAAAGCGGGGATCCGGACCCCCCAGGCGGCCACCGCCATGAAGGGGGCCATCAACGCCATGGCGGCCCCGACCCCGGAAGCCAAGAAAAAATTTGATGAACTGGGCATCACCTGGCAGGGCCTGATCCCCACGCTGGAGGCGATCCGGGAAAAAGGGCTGTCCGTTGATCAGATGCGGTTTTTGATACCGGATGTGGAAGCCAGGACCGGGGTGTTGTCGTTGACGCAGAACATGGATGATTTCCGGCAGATCCTGGAAAACATGACCGTGTCCGCCGGGTCCATGACCGAAGCGTTCGACAAAATGAAAGATACTCCGGAAAACCAGATCAAACTGTTCGGAAATGAAATAGCAAAGATTACAAAAAAAATCGGCAGCATGGTGGCCACGGGGTTGCTCCCGGCGCTGAAGGGGGTTCGGTTGTTAATGGATGCCATTGAGGAGACCGATCCCGTCACCAAAACCCTGATTGCCACCATGGCCACGGGCGTGGCCGGGTTTGTGTTGTGGAAGATCGGGCTTGGGTCCATTGTTTTCGGCCTCCAGGGAATGGTGGTTCAGGCCGCCGCCGCATCCAAAAGCCTGTTGACCGTTGCCGCTTCTTCCACCCTGGCCGGTGCCGCGTTGAAAGCCGGGATTGCGGCCGGGGCAGTGTACGGGGTCTATCAGATCGGCAAGTTCATCAAAGTGGCTTATGACACCAAAAAGGCGGTAGAGAGCGCCCGTAAAGCCCAGGAGGACCTGTTCCGGTCCACGGACCGGGTCATGCAGCAGTATGATGAATTCAAAGACATCCGGCTGCCGGAGAACATCACCGGCCGGGCACCGGAAGAACTATCTGACCTGAGAAAAGAATTGCAGCGGGCAAAAGCCTACTGGGTGGCCCTGCAGCAGTCTCTGATGTCCAAGGCGGATGAGACCACGTTTCTGGGCAACGCCACCGAAGAAGCCAAGGCGGCCCAGAAAGAACTGAAAACCTTGAACCATCGCCTGGCCGAAGTCAACACCGATCTTGCGCGCCTCAAGGACGCCGGGGCCGCCGCCGGCGATGGCATGAAAGAACCGGCCGAAGCCATCAAGGCCACCGCTGACCAGCTGGAAGACTTTGAAAGCCAGGCAAAAAAAGCCTATGAATCCGCCCGGGATCAGGCACAGAAGTATGCCCAGGAGGTGATCTCATGGGAGGAAAAAATCAAATATGCCCGGCTGTCCACCGCCGATCAGATCCGGGCCCTGGAGCGAAAAGGCCTGTCCGACCAGGAGCAGTGGAATGACAAGCGCCTCCAGGCGGAAGAAAAAATGGCGGCCGCCCGCCAGGCCATGCGGGAAAAAGATTATGAGCTGGCCAAACGCCTGGCCGATGAATCCCGGTCCCTGTATGCGGACCTGGCCACAGAGGTCCGGGAGGAAAAAGACGGCGAAAACGTGGTGGTCAAGTCCATCGATGACACCAAGCGCATTGCCGTGGCCGGCATCAAAGAGGTGGGAGCGTTTGTAGAGCAGCTGTACCAGACACAAAAAGAATCCGCTGAAAAGTCCCAGGCCGAATGGGAAGCCGCTGCCGACCAGATAGAGGAAAAACTGGAATGGGTGGCCCGGGCCAGGGAAGCGGAGGTGTCCATTGAGCTGTCCAACCTGGCAGACGCCCAGAATGCCATCAACAACCTGACCAAAGATGAAACCAAGCACATCACCGTGGTGGTCACGGAGCGGGTCCAGAGGGAAGAAGCCAGGGCCACTGGCGGCGGGGTTGGCATGAACCGGGGCGGCCGTCTGCCGGGATTCGGGGGCGGGGATCGGATCCGGGCCTTGCTGGAGGCGGGCGA
- a CDS encoding head decoration protein: MAQNFGMTERTFEDRMFVGDHPPVFLPGTLSGGSHVSGTVCGILTASGKKVQLDPDEAAVAAQGTISMIGIAVADETFVIDDQTFTWKAARGGTGEVTIGADAAAAAANIVTAVTADLTTVVAEQAGNDVVITAAVAGADGNAIVLTEDSTNMTVDGSGTLGGTTEGRAINGSQEAACILLGDVDASEDDEPAVFMEHGVAIDHYLTWPDEITENQKAAAIAELKAIGIYVK, from the coding sequence ATGGCACAAAATTTTGGAATGACCGAGCGGACCTTTGAGGACCGCATGTTTGTGGGGGACCATCCCCCGGTATTTTTGCCCGGGACCCTGTCCGGCGGCAGTCATGTGTCCGGCACGGTGTGCGGGATACTGACGGCTTCCGGCAAAAAGGTGCAGCTGGACCCGGATGAAGCAGCCGTGGCTGCCCAGGGCACCATTTCGATGATCGGCATCGCAGTGGCGGATGAAACCTTTGTGATCGATGACCAGACCTTTACCTGGAAAGCAGCCAGGGGCGGAACCGGAGAGGTGACCATCGGCGCAGATGCTGCTGCCGCGGCCGCCAACATTGTCACGGCCGTGACCGCGGATCTCACCACCGTGGTCGCCGAACAGGCCGGAAACGACGTGGTGATCACGGCAGCCGTTGCCGGTGCTGACGGCAACGCTATAGTGCTGACAGAAGATTCCACCAACATGACCGTGGACGGTTCCGGGACCCTGGGCGGCACCACCGAGGGCCGGGCCATCAATGGGTCCCAGGAAGCCGCCTGCATCCTGCTGGGGGATGTGGATGCCAGCGAAGATGATGAACCGGCCGTGTTCATGGAGCACGGCGTGGCCATCGATCATTACCTGACCTGGCCGGACGAAATCACGGAAAACCAGAAAGCCGCCGCCATCGCCGAGCTCAAGGCAATCGGCATTTACGTGAAATAA
- a CDS encoding S49 family peptidase — MPPEINTDVDILSAPWAITPGALERIAHLVYQGRDPVAESGEAGAAAGIESGDDVDLDIRNHIAVISITGSLYRWSYHRIRREVAAAVKDPSIRAICLLLDSPGGLVSGCKELGDFLFDAGKQKRIYAYADGQMCSAAYWLASVARDISAPQTAAVGSIGVRTLHIDWSKWNQDMGLAFTHLAAGEYKALGNEDEPLNKKARAYFQEKLDTLYSIFIDAVARNRRVSTEKAQGMADGKVFLADQALELGLIDRIDQDFETYFSSILKKEKIMDLETLKRDHPDLYGQVLDQGKQAERAETEQKIKDAVSIAVTGESDRVLGLASAVMGEEAAESFTQVVKSGASVEQVQALKGIFVPAAAGHDDGEGNDGDDAAGKGTSRSAILAALQQGHSQGVNPQKGRDSTADHGSQGDIEKQASEYVRLLT; from the coding sequence ATGCCACCGGAAATTAATACAGACGTTGACATTTTGTCCGCCCCCTGGGCCATCACCCCGGGCGCTCTGGAGAGAATCGCCCACCTGGTTTACCAGGGCCGGGACCCGGTGGCTGAATCCGGCGAGGCCGGCGCAGCTGCCGGGATTGAATCCGGAGATGACGTGGACCTGGACATTCGGAACCACATTGCCGTGATCAGCATCACCGGGTCGTTGTACCGGTGGAGTTACCACCGGATCCGGCGGGAGGTGGCAGCCGCGGTCAAGGACCCGTCGATCCGGGCCATTTGCCTGCTTTTGGATTCCCCCGGCGGGCTGGTGTCCGGGTGCAAGGAGCTGGGGGATTTTTTGTTTGATGCCGGCAAACAGAAACGCATCTATGCCTATGCAGACGGGCAGATGTGTTCCGCTGCCTACTGGCTGGCATCGGTGGCCCGGGATATCTCCGCTCCCCAGACCGCGGCCGTGGGCAGCATCGGTGTCCGGACCCTGCACATTGACTGGTCAAAATGGAACCAGGACATGGGCCTGGCCTTCACCCATCTGGCGGCAGGCGAATACAAAGCCCTGGGCAATGAGGACGAACCCTTGAACAAAAAAGCCCGGGCCTATTTTCAGGAAAAACTGGACACCCTTTACAGCATCTTTATCGATGCCGTGGCCAGAAATCGCCGGGTGTCCACAGAAAAAGCACAGGGCATGGCAGACGGAAAAGTATTTCTGGCGGATCAGGCCCTTGAGCTGGGCCTGATCGACCGGATCGACCAGGATTTTGAAACCTATTTTTCATCAATTTTAAAGAAGGAGAAGATCATGGATCTTGAAACTTTGAAGCGGGACCACCCGGACCTGTACGGCCAGGTGCTGGATCAGGGCAAACAGGCGGAGCGGGCGGAGACAGAACAGAAAATCAAGGACGCGGTATCCATCGCTGTGACAGGCGAGTCGGACCGGGTCCTGGGCCTGGCATCCGCAGTCATGGGAGAAGAGGCCGCCGAAAGCTTTACCCAGGTGGTGAAGTCCGGGGCCAGTGTCGAGCAGGTCCAGGCCCTCAAGGGCATTTTCGTCCCGGCCGCTGCCGGCCATGATGACGGAGAAGGCAATGACGGCGACGACGCCGCCGGCAAAGGCACCAGCCGATCCGCTATCCTGGCCGCGCTCCAGCAGGGACACTCCCAGGGCGTGAACCCCCAGAAAGGCCGGGATTCCACCGCAGACCATGGCAGTCAGGGCGACATCGAAAAACAGGCATCAGAATATGTCCGCCTCCTGACTTAA
- a CDS encoding major capsid protein has product MSLEIPDLDWRVQTRAIEQIPTPPRMLQDLVFKEENTHETDTVEVDIEKGGRKMAPFITDLEGGVVVKGTSRSSRVVKTPRIRPKHPMTAKDLLGQRGPGQIYYAGGITDIMAARKKKIATEQRNLKMLIDTRKEWMCAQALTGTLAVSQDNIAFQVDYLMPDAHQITLTGDDKWSATDTAKPRNQVKTWSQMMINALGFGPDLMICGTDAAEKLWTLVENDKAFDARRLSAGEFTWKATSNYMGNLGGIDVYSYGSVYEDAAGDDQNLIPANKIYLIASMARFSIEYGIILDLDAEAQVVGQIFSKAWLEKDPSVLWLLAESRPLPVPWQPEAIIEVQVID; this is encoded by the coding sequence ATGAGTTTGGAAATACCTGATCTTGACTGGAGGGTCCAGACCCGGGCAATCGAGCAGATCCCGACACCGCCCCGGATGCTGCAGGACCTGGTGTTCAAGGAAGAAAACACCCACGAGACCGACACCGTGGAAGTGGACATTGAAAAGGGCGGCCGTAAAATGGCCCCGTTCATCACCGACCTGGAAGGCGGGGTGGTGGTCAAGGGGACCTCCCGGTCTTCCCGCGTGGTGAAAACCCCGCGGATCCGGCCCAAACATCCTATGACCGCCAAAGACCTGCTGGGCCAGCGCGGCCCCGGCCAGATCTATTATGCCGGCGGGATCACGGACATCATGGCGGCCCGGAAAAAGAAGATCGCCACGGAACAGCGGAACCTGAAGATGCTCATCGATACCCGTAAAGAATGGATGTGCGCCCAGGCCCTGACCGGGACACTGGCGGTCTCCCAGGACAATATCGCGTTTCAGGTGGATTACCTGATGCCCGATGCCCACCAGATCACCCTGACCGGCGATGACAAGTGGTCGGCCACCGACACGGCCAAGCCCAGAAACCAGGTCAAGACCTGGTCACAGATGATGATCAATGCCCTGGGGTTCGGCCCGGACCTCATGATCTGCGGCACAGATGCGGCAGAAAAATTGTGGACCCTGGTGGAAAATGACAAAGCGTTTGATGCCAGGCGCCTGTCCGCCGGGGAATTCACCTGGAAAGCCACCTCCAACTACATGGGTAACCTGGGCGGCATCGATGTGTACTCATATGGATCCGTGTATGAGGATGCGGCCGGAGACGACCAGAACCTGATCCCCGCCAACAAGATCTATCTGATCGCTTCCATGGCCCGGTTCTCCATCGAGTACGGCATCATCCTGGATCTGGATGCGGAAGCCCAGGTGGTGGGCCAGATCTTCTCCAAGGCCTGGCTGGAAAAAGATCCGTCCGTGCTCTGGCTCCTGGCGGAATCCCGGCCCCTGCCGGTGCCCTGGCAGCCGGAAGCGATCATCGAAGTTCAGGTGATCGACTGA